In Streptomyces sclerotialus, one genomic interval encodes:
- a CDS encoding sensor histidine kinase, with amino-acid sequence MSPFAAPGRPHRDDLLIAAAGLLGGVLLWFLGLHGGPPLFGLPAQLALAALAAMAGAELLRRTAPRAALAVGVAAMVLDVLCGTLIATVLMFTDVIYAAVMYGTPAAARRIPRACALVTVLATLLPVALLRDPQALLIGVAVGVGTIGPAWTAVIIRNHREAARAARLRAEQTALLAELDRREAVLAERARMARELHDMVANHLSAIAIHATAAQALDDPDATGDALGVIRENSVQGLAEMRRLIGLLRDAGAQDAPAATPRLDALDALLERARGHGADSGLTFVLADERPPGGPALAAPVELAAYRIVQESVTNALKHAVPGEVTVRLGRADGSLTLAVTSPYGRRPGPRAPGSGAGLVGMRERAALLHGTFDAAPDGDVWRVRATLPADEKEHDR; translated from the coding sequence GTGAGCCCCTTTGCAGCCCCCGGCCGCCCGCACCGCGACGACCTCCTCATCGCGGCCGCCGGCCTGCTCGGCGGCGTGCTGCTGTGGTTCCTCGGACTGCACGGCGGCCCGCCCCTGTTCGGCCTGCCCGCGCAGCTCGCACTGGCCGCCCTCGCCGCGATGGCCGGCGCCGAACTGCTGCGCCGCACCGCGCCCCGCGCGGCTCTGGCCGTCGGCGTGGCGGCGATGGTCCTCGACGTCCTCTGCGGCACGTTGATCGCCACCGTCCTGATGTTCACCGACGTGATCTACGCGGCCGTCATGTACGGCACCCCGGCCGCGGCCCGCCGTATCCCGCGCGCCTGCGCCCTGGTCACCGTCCTCGCCACGCTGCTGCCCGTCGCCCTGCTCCGCGACCCGCAGGCGCTGCTCATCGGCGTCGCGGTCGGCGTCGGCACGATCGGCCCGGCCTGGACCGCGGTCATCATCCGCAACCACCGCGAGGCCGCCCGGGCCGCCCGGCTGCGTGCCGAGCAGACCGCGCTGCTGGCCGAACTGGACCGCCGGGAGGCCGTGCTCGCCGAGCGCGCCCGGATGGCCCGCGAGCTGCACGACATGGTCGCGAACCACCTCTCCGCCATCGCCATCCACGCCACCGCCGCGCAGGCCCTCGACGACCCCGACGCGACCGGGGACGCGCTCGGCGTCATCCGCGAGAACAGCGTGCAGGGCCTGGCGGAGATGCGCCGCCTCATCGGCCTCCTGCGGGACGCCGGGGCCCAGGACGCGCCGGCCGCCACGCCCCGGCTCGACGCCCTGGACGCCCTCCTGGAGCGGGCCCGCGGCCACGGCGCGGACAGCGGTCTCACCTTCGTCCTCGCCGACGAGCGCCCGCCCGGCGGCCCGGCGCTCGCCGCGCCGGTGGAGCTCGCCGCGTACCGCATCGTCCAGGAGTCCGTGACCAACGCGCTCAAGCACGCGGTGCCCGGCGAGGTGACCGTCCGCCTCGGCCGCGCGGACGGCTCCCTGACCCTCGCCGTCACCAGCCCGTACGGCCGCCGGCCCGGCCCCCGCGCGCCCGGTTCCGGCGCCGGCCTGGTCGGCATGCGCGAGCGGGCCGCCCTGCTGCACGGCACGTTCGACGCGGCCCCCGACGGGGACGTGTGGCGCGTACGCGCGACCCTGCCCGCCGACGAGAAGGAGCATGACCGATGA
- a CDS encoding ABC transporter permease: MSALLSDTALVFGRYARQTLRSKFQILFGTLMPLLYLLFFGPLLTGLPLGSTGSSWQVLVPGLLLQLALFGASFCGFAIILEKNSGVLERMRVTPVSRLALLLGRVLRDVLLFVFQAVLLVLAALVMGLRAPLGGILIGFGFVALLVVSLASLSYALALKVRTPQEFGPVINSLTMPAMLLSGLMLPMALGPGWLDALSRVMPLRYLVDAVRDAYVGRYATTAMLYGVLVALAFAALSVTVGTRVFRRAGA, encoded by the coding sequence ATGTCCGCACTGCTCTCCGACACCGCGCTGGTCTTCGGGCGCTACGCCCGCCAGACCCTGCGCTCGAAGTTCCAGATCCTCTTCGGCACCCTGATGCCGCTGCTCTACCTGCTCTTCTTCGGCCCGCTCCTGACCGGCCTCCCGCTCGGCTCCACAGGCAGCTCCTGGCAGGTGCTGGTGCCCGGCCTGCTGCTCCAACTCGCCCTCTTCGGCGCCTCGTTCTGCGGCTTCGCGATCATCCTGGAGAAGAACTCCGGGGTGCTGGAGCGCATGCGGGTGACACCGGTCAGCCGGCTCGCGCTGCTGCTCGGCCGGGTCCTGCGCGACGTCCTGCTCTTCGTCTTCCAGGCGGTGCTGCTGGTCCTGGCGGCCCTCGTCATGGGCCTGCGCGCACCGCTGGGCGGCATCCTCATCGGCTTCGGCTTCGTCGCGCTGCTGGTCGTCTCGCTCGCGTCGCTCTCGTACGCGCTGGCGCTGAAGGTCCGTACGCCCCAGGAGTTCGGCCCGGTCATCAACTCCCTGACCATGCCGGCGATGCTGCTCTCCGGCCTGATGCTGCCGATGGCGCTCGGCCCCGGCTGGCTGGACGCCCTCTCGCGCGTCATGCCGCTGCGCTATCTGGTGGACGCGGTACGGGACGCGTACGTGGGCCGGTACGCCACCACCGCCATGCTGTACGGCGTCCTGGTCGCACTCGCCTTCGCCGCCCTCTCCGTGACGGTCGGCACACGTGTCTTCCGGCGGGCCGGGGCATAA
- a CDS encoding STAS domain-containing protein encodes MHIKGDHAELVVGGRLDVRSAADARTALHTAVDSGCGDLVLDLTELDSWDATGLGVIMGAHRRAGRVNRRLVLRGVPPQMQRLLVATRLHRILAIEGGIEAESLPRV; translated from the coding sequence ATGCACATCAAGGGCGACCACGCCGAGCTGGTCGTCGGGGGCCGCCTCGACGTCCGCAGCGCGGCGGACGCCCGTACGGCCCTGCACACCGCCGTCGACTCAGGCTGCGGCGACCTGGTGCTGGACCTGACCGAACTCGATTCCTGGGACGCCACCGGACTCGGCGTGATCATGGGCGCGCACCGCCGTGCGGGCCGTGTCAACCGCCGGCTCGTGCTGCGCGGGGTGCCACCCCAGATGCAGCGCCTCCTCGTGGCCACACGGTTGCATCGCATTCTCGCCATCGAGGGCGGCATCGAAGCGGAGTCGCTGCCCCGCGTCTGA
- a CDS encoding response regulator, producing the protein MTDRTDRPIRVLVAEDQSAVRAGLVLILRSAPDIEVAGEAADGEEAVRLAAALRPDLVLMDVQMPRLDGVSATREITGQGLADVLVLTTFDLDEYVFGALRAGAAGFLLKTSDAATLLTAVRTVAAGEGIIAPAVTRRLIAEFAAPRPAAATADPAVLDVLTPREREVLGCLGEGLSNADVAARLDMAEATVKTHVSRLLNKLELRSRVQAAVLAQELGLGREHA; encoded by the coding sequence ATGACCGACCGCACCGACCGCCCGATCCGGGTCCTGGTGGCCGAGGACCAGTCGGCCGTCCGCGCGGGACTGGTCCTCATCCTGCGCTCGGCGCCCGACATCGAGGTGGCCGGCGAGGCCGCCGACGGCGAGGAAGCGGTCCGGCTGGCCGCCGCGCTCCGGCCCGATCTGGTGCTGATGGACGTCCAGATGCCCCGGCTGGACGGCGTCTCGGCCACCCGGGAGATCACTGGTCAGGGGCTGGCCGACGTCCTGGTGCTGACCACGTTCGACCTGGACGAGTACGTCTTCGGGGCGCTGCGCGCCGGCGCTGCCGGGTTCCTGCTGAAGACCAGTGACGCGGCGACGCTGCTGACGGCGGTCCGTACGGTGGCGGCCGGGGAGGGGATCATCGCGCCCGCCGTCACCCGGCGGCTGATCGCGGAGTTCGCGGCACCGCGCCCGGCCGCCGCGACGGCGGACCCGGCCGTACTGGACGTCCTCACCCCGCGGGAGCGCGAAGTGCTGGGCTGCCTCGGGGAAGGGCTCTCCAACGCGGACGTCGCGGCCCGCCTGGACATGGCGGAGGCGACGGTCAAGACGCATGTCAGCCGGTTGCTGAACAAGCTGGAGCTGCGCAGCCGGGTCCAGGCAGCCGTCCTCGCCCAGGAGCTGGGCCTCGGCCGCGAGCACGCCTAG
- a CDS encoding TetR/AcrR family transcriptional regulator → MSEGPKKEGLRERKKRQTRQYLSDVATGLFVERGFDAVTVAEIAEACEVSVNTVYNYFPAKEDLFLDRSKGVVDRLSRWVRGRGAGESAAAAVLRELREEVETVSPKVGLFEGYEQFMRVIHGSAALKARLWYVQQETAEHLVCTLREETGADEGDLLPLLVAGQLNWVHATLMEYVGRAMVAGGKPSEVSRDALLLLDEVEDLLSERVLNYAVRAAG, encoded by the coding sequence ATGAGTGAGGGGCCGAAGAAGGAAGGGCTGCGCGAGCGGAAGAAGCGGCAGACCCGGCAGTACCTGTCGGACGTCGCCACCGGCCTCTTCGTGGAGCGTGGCTTCGACGCGGTGACCGTCGCGGAGATCGCCGAGGCCTGCGAGGTCTCCGTCAACACCGTCTACAACTACTTCCCGGCCAAGGAGGACCTGTTCCTGGACCGCAGCAAGGGGGTCGTGGACCGGCTCTCGCGCTGGGTGCGCGGCCGGGGGGCCGGGGAGTCGGCCGCCGCCGCGGTCCTGCGCGAGCTGCGCGAGGAGGTCGAGACGGTCTCGCCGAAGGTGGGGCTGTTCGAGGGGTACGAGCAGTTCATGCGGGTCATCCACGGATCGGCCGCCCTCAAGGCGCGGCTGTGGTACGTCCAGCAGGAGACGGCCGAGCACCTGGTGTGCACGCTGCGCGAGGAGACCGGTGCCGACGAGGGGGACCTGCTGCCGCTGCTCGTGGCCGGGCAGCTGAACTGGGTGCACGCCACGCTCATGGAGTACGTCGGCCGGGCCATGGTCGCCGGGGGCAAGCCGTCCGAGGTGTCCCGCGATGCGCTCCTCCTGCTGGACGAGGTGGAGGACCTGCTGAGCGAACGGGTCCTCAACTACGCGGTGCGCGCGGCGGGCTGA
- a CDS encoding cob(I)yrinic acid a,c-diamide adenosyltransferase, with product MVNLTRIYTRTGDQGTTALGDMSRTAKTDLRIAAYADANEANAVIGSAIALGDLPEEVVKVLVRVQNDLFDVGADLSTPVVADPEFPPLRVEQAYIDKLEADCDHFLEQLEKLRSFILPGGTPGAALLHQACTVVRRAERSTWAALEVHGETMNTLTATYLNRLSDLLFILARTANKELGDVLWVPGGER from the coding sequence ATGGTCAATCTGACGCGCATCTACACCCGCACCGGCGACCAGGGCACCACCGCCCTCGGCGACATGAGCCGGACCGCCAAGACCGATCTGCGGATCGCCGCCTACGCCGACGCCAACGAGGCCAACGCCGTCATCGGCAGCGCCATCGCCCTCGGCGACCTCCCCGAGGAGGTCGTCAAGGTCCTCGTCCGCGTCCAGAACGACCTCTTCGACGTGGGCGCCGACCTCTCGACGCCGGTCGTGGCGGACCCGGAGTTCCCGCCGCTGCGGGTCGAGCAGGCCTACATCGACAAGCTGGAGGCCGACTGCGACCACTTCCTGGAGCAGCTGGAGAAGCTCCGCAGCTTCATCCTGCCCGGCGGCACGCCCGGCGCGGCCCTGCTGCACCAGGCGTGCACGGTCGTCCGCCGCGCCGAGCGGTCCACCTGGGCGGCCCTGGAGGTGCACGGCGAGACCATGAACACGCTCACCGCCACCTACCTCAACCGCCTCTCCGACCTGCTGTTCATCCTCGCCCGGACCGCGAACAAGGAGCTGGGCGACGTGCTGTGGGTGCCGGGCGGCGAGCGCTGA
- a CDS encoding ABC transporter ATP-binding protein produces the protein MPAITASGLSRTFATKRGPVEAVRSVDLTAERGEIVGLLGPNGAGKTTTLRMLTTLLPPTGGTATVAGCDLARDPAGVRRRTGYVAQSGGVDPAVSVREELVSQGRLYRLGKAEATARAGELAADLGLEGLLDRKTAALSGGQRRRLDLAMGLIHRPEVLFLDEPTTGLDPGSRADLWDLVRRIRAEHGTTVVLTTHYLDEADALADRLVVVDQGVVAAEGPPAALKKRYAGSAAASLQDAFLALTGRSVPTEDPAPLSV, from the coding sequence ATGCCCGCCATCACCGCCTCCGGACTGTCCCGGACCTTCGCGACCAAGCGCGGCCCCGTCGAAGCGGTCCGCTCCGTCGACCTCACCGCCGAGCGCGGCGAGATCGTCGGCCTGCTCGGCCCCAACGGCGCCGGCAAGACCACGACCCTGCGCATGCTCACCACGCTGCTGCCGCCCACCGGCGGCACCGCCACCGTCGCCGGCTGCGATCTCGCCCGGGACCCGGCGGGCGTCCGCCGACGGACCGGCTACGTCGCCCAGTCCGGCGGCGTCGACCCGGCCGTCTCGGTACGCGAGGAGCTGGTCTCCCAGGGCCGGCTGTACCGGCTCGGCAAGGCCGAGGCCACGGCGCGCGCCGGCGAACTCGCAGCCGACCTCGGCCTGGAAGGACTGCTGGACCGGAAGACGGCCGCACTCTCCGGAGGGCAGCGGCGCCGGCTCGACCTCGCCATGGGGCTCATCCACCGTCCCGAAGTGCTCTTCCTCGACGAGCCGACCACCGGCCTGGACCCCGGCAGCCGCGCCGACCTGTGGGACCTGGTCCGCCGGATCCGTGCCGAGCACGGCACCACCGTCGTGCTGACCACCCACTACCTCGACGAGGCCGACGCGCTCGCCGACCGGCTGGTCGTCGTCGACCAGGGCGTCGTCGCCGCCGAGGGACCGCCCGCCGCGCTCAAGAAGCGGTACGCCGGCTCGGCCGCCGCCTCCCTCCAGGACGCCTTCCTCGCCCTCACCGGCCGCTCGGTCCCCACCGAGGACCCCGCCCCCCTCTCCGTCTGA
- a CDS encoding 3-hydroxyacyl-CoA dehydrogenase family protein — protein MARKLAVIGAGLMGSGIAQVSAQAGWDVTLRDVTDGALARGRGGIEASYEKFVAKGKLEAAAAEQALARITTTTDLDAAADADIVVEAVFEKIEIKREIFQELDKLVREDAVLASNTSAIPITKIAAATSRPERVVGTHFFSPVPMMQLCELVRGYKTSDETLAAAREFAESVGKTCIVVNRDVAGFVTTRLISALVVEAAKLYESGVATAEDIDTACRLGFGHAMGPLATADLTGVDILLHATENIYTESQDEKFAPPELMRRMVDAGDIGRKSGQGFYEH, from the coding sequence GTGGCAAGGAAGCTCGCCGTCATCGGGGCCGGACTCATGGGATCCGGTATCGCGCAGGTCTCGGCACAGGCCGGCTGGGACGTGACCCTGCGGGACGTCACCGACGGCGCACTGGCCCGCGGCCGGGGCGGCATCGAGGCGTCCTACGAGAAGTTCGTCGCCAAGGGCAAGCTGGAAGCGGCCGCCGCCGAGCAGGCGCTGGCCCGCATCACCACCACCACCGACCTGGACGCGGCGGCCGACGCCGACATCGTCGTCGAGGCCGTCTTCGAGAAGATCGAGATCAAGCGGGAGATCTTCCAGGAGCTGGACAAGCTGGTCCGGGAGGACGCCGTACTGGCCTCCAACACCTCCGCCATCCCGATCACCAAGATCGCGGCGGCCACCTCCCGCCCCGAGCGGGTCGTGGGCACGCACTTCTTCTCGCCGGTGCCGATGATGCAGCTGTGCGAACTGGTGCGCGGTTACAAGACCAGTGACGAAACGCTCGCCGCCGCGCGGGAGTTCGCCGAGTCGGTCGGCAAGACCTGTATCGTCGTCAACCGTGATGTGGCCGGATTCGTCACCACCCGGCTCATCTCGGCGCTGGTCGTCGAAGCCGCCAAGCTGTACGAGTCGGGCGTGGCCACCGCCGAGGACATCGACACCGCCTGCAGGCTCGGCTTCGGTCATGCGATGGGCCCCCTGGCCACCGCCGACCTCACGGGCGTCGACATCCTCCTGCACGCCACCGAGAACATCTACACCGAATCGCAGGACGAGAAGTTCGCGCCGCCGGAGCTCATGCGCCGCATGGTGGATGCAGGCGATATCGGCCGCAAGAGCGGGCAGGGATTCTACGAGCACTGA